TTTATCTTTAAATGATTCAAATATACACTTGTTAAATGATTACAAATATATGTTCGTGGTCAACAAACAAATGTTTTAGTGAGACTGGACTGTGATCTTCCAAACATGGAAACCATAGTTCCTTTAAGCAAATGTCACCCTACTCCCTATGGTGACAGTAGACTCCAGTGTTCTGTGGTTACAGTTACATGTTTGTTCCAACTAtcagttttgtttgcttgtttgtttgcttttggtatTGAAGATGTTTGTCACATAATAAACTtttggaaaaatagttacagacaTTTAATCAAATGCACAATTGTTGCTTTATAAAATCACATATATCAGGTGATTTAGAGCAATGTTTTACCTCAGTAATGACACTCTGAGTTTAAGCCAAGAACACTCACTCTCAGAATTCCTTCACTGAAAACAAAAGTGAGCACTCTTTcatttcaaaagaagaataaatagaataaatagtaCAGCTAAATATCTAAGCCTTGGATCATATTAAGTGGATAAAATAATTATGCCTGCATACAGGGCAAGTAACAggataaaataaatgcaaaactcttcattcacattttaaaaagtgttctgaTATTGGAGATATCTTGATGAAGCACAagaataagcatatttttaacGAGCAGTTTTGAaatggttcatttatttattttgagctgaGGGGagctgcagagggagagggagagagagagaatcctaaacaggctattttctgtcagtgcagagattgacacagggctcagtcttgTGACAGTGAGATCGCGAgttgtgctgaaatcaagagtcagacccttaatcaaTTAAGACACCCAGGTGATCCTATTTAGGGGGTTTTAATGGAATGGGAGTGTAtcctttcattaaataaaatctccagaatatatatccatataaacATTTTGATATGACTTTGAGGATGTCATAAAGTGGAAAATTGTGTGTTTCTTCTCCTGTCCTCTTGAAAATTGAGAGCTAGTGTTGAGCAATTACTTACTGATATAAAAAGAGATATAGAAGGAGTCTTTGTGAATGAAAATAGAGGGTTGTGAGCCAGGTTCACGTTGAATAAGTTTTGTTAATAGTGTTTGTAATAAAATGGTTATTTCCATCCTCTGGGATGTCTACATCCAAGTCTTCATATTCCTGATATGAATTAATTAGGTTGTGTGACAATAAGAATTAAGGCCATAGATAGAGGGATGTTTAATAATTATGCAATTTTAAGGTGAGATTAAGCCAAATGTAGTCACAATGGCCTCTAAATGTGGAATGAGGATGAAGAGAAAGTGTCACAGAATGTGATGGAAAACTCACTTGGGCATTACTTTTCCCCAATTGTTTGGTAATTCTTTCCCCATTACTATAAAACTTACAACAGTTAAACTATACAAACACCTATGCATACATTATATAGATACTAGTATTCTTCAtgctaaatatgagacaggataGGGCAGAACAGGAAAGCaaaactttctaaaaaagaagaaatgagtgcACCATAAAAGTATGGGGAATGGGTACATTAACCTGGCTTGAATACGGATAtgagatttctctctttctctctttccctctctctctcctttccctctttccttctctctctttctcagtgtttagatatacatatattataggtaatagatagatagatgacagatatatacagatatgTGTATAACAGATACCTATACTCATATTGGTATACAAATAATTTCGAGACTGTATTTCTAAGACTTTTACCACATAGCTTTAATGATTATTTGGgtgaaataaaaattgtgttttggTGATAATTTTGATCACAAAGTGAATGACGATGATGTGATGTCTAATTTTTTCAGATACACAAAAGTATGTATTTCCTTTGCAACTGTGATGATGACACCTTCCTTTTATACGACTATTAAGATAGGCCAACTTTTACAATTtggtattggattttttttccaacaccttcctccttctcttccacaTCTTCACGCTTCTGCTGGATCACAGGCCTAAACCCTCTGACATGATCATCTGTCACTTGGCCTTTGTCCACGTAATAAAACTCTTCGCTGCACTGTTTCTATTGTCTACAGACGTGTTTGAAGCTCTGAACTTTCTAAATGATTTCAAATGTAAGTCTTTATTCTGCATGATCAGAGTGACACGGGCTCTCTCCATGAGCACCACCTGCCTCCTGAGCACCCTCCAGGCCATCATCATCAGCCCCAGCACGTCCTGGTTGGGCAGGTTTAAACATAAGTGCACAAAGTACATCTTCCATTCTTTTATCCTCCTATGGTTTCTTAGTTTGTTTCTCAATAGTAACTGTATCTTGTATACTGCTGCTGCTTCTAACGTGACCCAGCGTAATCTACTGCATGTCAGTAAATACTGTTCACTTTCTCACATAAACTCCATCCTCAGGGGACTGTTTTTCACTTTGACATTACCCAGGGATGTTTTCTTCATAGGATACATGCTGCTCTCAAGTGCATACATGGTGGTTCTCTTGTCCGGGCATCAGAGGCGGTGCCAGCACCTCCACAGCACCAGCCTCTCCTCACGAGTCTCCCCAGAGGGAAGGGCCACCCAGACCGTTCTGTTGTTGGTGAGTTTCTTCAAGGTCATGTACTGCGTGGACGTCATCATCTCCTTCTCCTCAACTCTGTTATGGAGCTATGACCCCATCATCCTGGATGTCCAGAAGCTTGTGTCCAATGTCTATGCCACTGTCAGTGCATTGGTGCTAATTAGTTCTgacaaaaggataaaaatgtgtttcaaaagtGTTGGAAAATTATAATCAAGTCATAACTTGATTATTCATGAACTagttattgtaaaaataattatttcaattcaattcaaatgATAGAGTatataacatttaacatttaattttaatttaaatctaatttaaaagtatactttattttttctaaatatttttgaaaccagTGATGGAAAAGAGATTCCAGTTTCTTTAGTATTAAAGAAGATTCAATATTCCCATGTGTTAACaagttcttttatctttattttatttcttaaagcccCTTaaggaaaactttctttttatagaagaaaattataCCCTAAGCCCTACTATTATACTTTAGTGCAGAATTATTATTCCTTATTGATAATGCAGTATTCTTGAATTCAATTCCTCTTTTTTACTTCAAGATATTTAGCTACACATCTAGTTTTAATTGAACAACAGTTTCTCTCTGAACTTTATATATTTCCCTGTGTTCTGGCTTCTGTTAAGGCTGCAGAGATTGTACTCTTATCTCTGTAggtttctatttatctttttttttgttgttacaaTGCATTTCTGCTTTGTAACATCATGCCCAgttttgaaatgagaaatatatgtatgtatgtaaatatgtatgtatttatttattttaaatttcaagttcattttctttttgagaggcagagaacacaGGAGGGCCAGAacgggggagagagagtcccaagcagacgcCATGTTGTCAGTATGGAgtatgatgcagggcttgaatcacaaactgtcagatcctgacccgagctgaaatcaagaattagacacataaacagctgagccatccaggtgcccctgaagtaggAAATGTAttaatcatttttactttaatattgttttattattttgtatactCTAGTGGAACAATTACATGTTCCTTAATTCTTCCCATTCTGATCTTCAACTGTTTGTAGTGAAAACCCTGTTCTTTATAAATGATCTTTTTAGTTCCCTTAGCTGCAATATGTTTTGCTCAATATTCTAGTTTATTAATTTTCCAGACAACTGAGACTAATGTAATATTTAACCAAAATATTATGTACtaaattgggttattttattttacatgatgaaattataattatattaggCTTCTTAATATACTTGACGTATGCATGGTTTCTTACTCTTTCCACATCATTTTGATTTCCTattctttctgcctttacttaaattatttgtttttttacacacctatcaaaaattactttgttttttaaagtttttaaaagtttattgtgaagttggtttccatataacatccagtgctctgcCCCACAAGTACTTTCCTCCATTACCATTTCCCCCtacctttttccccttcccccttcagccctcagtttgttttcaataatcAGGAAACTCCCaaaatttgcttccttttctctccctaactctatttccccccttcccctccccatggtcttctgttaagttcctcctgatagacctatgagtgacaaaatatggtatctgtccttctctgcctgacttatttcacttagcatgacacctttgaggtccatccatgttgctacgaatggtcagatttcattctttctcattgccatgtagtattccattgtgtatataaaccacatcttcttgatccattcatcagtagatgtacatttaggctctttccatgatttgactagtcttggaagtgctgctatgaacattggggtacatgtgcccctatgcatcagcacttctgtattccttgggtaaatccctagcagtgctattgcttggtcataggggagttctattgatagctttttgaggaacctccacactgttttccagagcagctgtatcagtttacattcttaccaaaggtgtaggagggtgcctgtttctccacatcctcgacagcatctatagtttcttgatttgttcagtttagccactctgactggcataaggtggtttttcagtgtggttttgatttgaatttccctgatgaagagtgatgctgagcatcgtttcatgtgtctgttggccatttgtatgttctctttggagaagtgtctattcatgtcttcttcccagttcttcactggaatatttgttttttaggtgtggcgtttggtgagttccttgtagattttggatactagtcctttatccgatatgtcacttgcaattatcttttcccattccatccatcggttacctattagttttcttgattgtttcctttgcagtgcagaagctttttatcttgatgaggtcccaatagttcatttttgctcttgattacCTTGTCTATGGGGATGTGTagagtagaaaattgctgtggttgaagtcaaggaggctgtttcctgcttatcctctagggttttgttggtttcctatctcacactcaggtccttcatccattttgaatttatgtttgtgtattgtgtaagaaaatggtctagttttattcttctgcatattgctatccagttcttccagcaccacctgctaaagaggctgtctgttttcaattggatactctttcctgctttgtcaaaaattaattggccatacatttgtgggtcctgttctgggttctctattctagtccttggtctatgtgtctggttttgtgccaataccatactgtcttgatgatgacagctttgtagtaaaggctaaagtctgggattgtgatgcctcctgttttcgttttcttcttcaatattactttgactattcgggatcttttgtggttccatacaaatttcagcaTAGTGTGTTCTAGCtatgtgaagaatgctggtgcaattttgattggaattccattgaatgtgtatattgctttggataatcatgacattttaataatgtttattcttccaatccatgagcatggaatgtttttcaatttctttatgtcttcttcaatttctttcataagatttctatagttttcatcatagagGTCTTTTATTCTAtggtcaggtttattcctaggcattttatgggtttttgtgtaattgtgaatgggatcagtttcttgatatatctttctgttgtttcattattggtgtataaacaTGCAGTCGATTTCTGTACGTTGgttttataccctgcaactttgctgaatttattgatcagttcttgtaggcttctggtggagtgggTTGGGTTTTCTATgcagagtattatgtcatctgcaaaaagtgaaagtctgacttcttctttgccaattctgatgccttttagttcctttttttgtctgatttctttttttcccaaaataaacttagattatattgcagtttcacttaatagtatataaaatgctgtgttgtggcaggtatcaactatccattagataatgaatcaatttttcttaagcaatactaactgcttgcttttcttgaaggtagatcattctgaaagtttcctgttagacctatgagtgcaaacatatggtatctgtccttctctgcctgtattgtctgatttctgatgctaggacttccagcactatgttaaataacagtggtgagaatggatatttttgttgtgttcctgctctcagggggaaagctctcagcttttctcattgaggatgatattagctgtgggcttttcataaattgcttttatttttaagtaatttcctactatcccgactttctcgagggcttTTGTTGgtaatgatgctgtattttgtcaaatggtttttctgcatctatcaacaagatcatatggtttttatcttttcttttgttaacatgatgtatcacattgatggatttgtgaatattgaaccagccctgtaacccaggaatgaatcccactggaTCGTAATGtataattcttcttatatgctgttgaattcggtttgctagtatcttgagtatttttgcatctgtatttatcaaggatattggtctgtagttctctttatctcaggtctctggtttgggaatcaaagtgatgctggcttcaagagtaccccaaacccagcaagagaaggaaaataataaggatcaggggaaaagtaaacaatatagaCTCCAAAAAAATAGccgaacagatcaatgaaaccaagagttggtgttttgaaaaaataaagaaaactgataacctctagccaggctccttagaaaaaaaaaaaaagagagaacacccaagtagacaaaatcatgaatgaaaattgatCTATTTCAaacaatccttcagaaatacaaacaatcatcagggaatactatgaaaaatgatatgccaacaaactggacaacctagaagatatggataaattcctaaacacacacacacacacacacacacacacacacacacacacactacaaaaattcaaatgggaagagagaaaatctgaatagcccacaaccagtgaagaaattgaatcagttatcaaaaatctcccaatgaataagagcctagGGCctaatggcttcccaggggaattctaccagacatttaaagcagagctcatacccattcttctgaagctattccaaaaaatataagtaGAAGGAAatcttccggactcattctacttaaatatatttaaacatactgCTGATATCTTTATTATGCAATGTCGTTTCTTCTACCTTTTACTAAATAGCTCATTTAATTGTATGTTTCACCCTTTCTAATTCCCTGATACATATGGGACATATCAAAGCGGGGATATCTTCAgtcactttctttctttgtgttccaATCACCCTGAAGGCAAGGAGTACCACACAGACTTGAGCTCCTTGTGGTCAGCCAGGATCTGGATGAAGTGTTTGCTTCTTATTTtgattacttattttgaaatgtagATGTACGTCTATAGAGAGACAGTGATCACCAGGGAAATAGGAACCAATCCATATCAAAATTTTCAGAATGAGTAAAATCAACAACACGAAAAAGGtgaggtgaggatgtggaagatGAGGAGCCATCTTGAACTATTGGTGGGCAGACTGGTGCAGCACCTTGGATGttactcaaaaagtaaaaaatagaactgctGTGTGACTCAGCAATTgaattactaggaatttatctgaagcaaaaatgctgatttaaaggggTACTTGTACCCTAATATTTGTGGGTACTTCAATGTTTATAATCAgttatctacaatagtcaaattatggaatcagccaaaatgttcattgactgatcacacacacacacacacgcacacgcacacgcacacgcacgcacacacacacacacacacacacacacacacacacacacagtgaaaacaGTTTGAAGATGGCCAGCGTCAGAAGGAGAGCAGGATAGCTGTTTGTACTCAGGGTGATGTATGAGCATGTCACCTTGACCATATCTGAGGGTCAGTGGGGGATGGAGCAGGGATGCACGCCATCCTGGAGGCCTGGTAAGAATAGTCATTTTGCAGAATGGGATCCGACTACAAGATGGCCTCAAACCCAAAATCAAGGCCAAGGATGTTTCAAATGATGTTGAAACTTATGCTTGATGATGACCTGAGGGTGGACCTAGTTTCAGAGAATGATGTCCTAGGATATGTGGATGATATGGAAGGTGGCAGTCGCCATCCCCAGCAGGACAAAAACTTTCCTAAGCATGGAAGTAGGCCCAGAGACATTGGCAGTATCTGTCCCTGCCCTGGTGAAGGGGAAAACACAGGACGCTTTGCTGGAATGAGTGTTGGGTAGAGACTAGTCCTCAGGCATGAGTGGACACTTGGGAACTGCAGGTCCCAAAGTTTCAAGGATGGGTGTGCACCTGTGGTGTCCCAGCCAACTTGCTGTCATTTGAACCTGAGACAAATATGGCAGAATTCTACCATCATTTGTGATGGGGTCCTGGGAAACTGGACCCAGCTTAGGACCCCTGCTGTGTGTTCATAGTAACAGAAAACCCAGGATTATTTCAACATCACCTTTGTATGCTCTGGAATATCTGATTGTTTGACATAGATGCACTACTATAAAGACCCTTTGTCAGTGGCAGAAAATGTGAAGTGTcctacaaatacaaaatatattctcgTAGGAACTCTATTGTGTCTTGTGCTACATACTGTTCAGTCAGGCCTGCCTCACTGCCTAAAATCAAATCATAGCCCTGCCAACTTCTAGCTTTGTGAGCATAGTGAGTTACTAAACCAGAGGGAAATCCTGTATGCCTTAGGTCCTTCTTGTGTAAAGGGGATGGTCCTAACCCCCCAAGAGGAGTGTACTAGGAGTACATGAGGTAATCTATGTGAAAAACACAAAGTCATAGTGTCTGGGCTACAATAGGGACAAGCTAGATGTAGGGAGGTAACCAGTGGATTACAATGTGAGGGAAGATCCTCAGTCTCTAAAGACTATTCCAATTTTCCACCAAAGTGGGCAGCCTTCTGCTGAGTAGGAATGCAGAGTCTCATTTCCCGTGTTTGCTGAGAAAAGCAAGGGACAACTAGGAGCTCTGAGCAAACAATGAAGTGTGAATCAGCAGTGTGGTGACATTGGTGGTGCTTTAATCATTACAAGAAACTCTCTTTGTAATCCTAGAGCCTATATTATCAGCTTTGAGCTTTTGCTGGAAGGTAGTGCACTGAGAAACATGGTGTGTGGTGGAGAAGAGGAGCAGgatctcaataaatgtgtgttggaaaaataaatgaactatcgGGAGACCCAGGATGTTCTTGACCAAGTCCTGACTCTTCCCCAACTGTGTGAGCACTGGCAGGTCACTGAACCTCTTAAATATGCTTCGTAAAATAGGGTAACTACTCCGGGACCTATGTCGATTCAACATGGTGTTGTGTGTAAAGCCTCAGCTCTGTTCACAGCATGCCACAGAGATTCAGTCACACACCCTTGTCCTGATTGCCAGGGAGTCTGGGCAGGTGGGTCTGCTGCTCACTCTCCGTGGTGGGAGGGGCTCAGATGCCAGGCACCCAGAAGTAATGACAATCCTCTACTCTACCATCTGTACTTTAGTACTTTACTTTAGCCCTGTAGGCAGCACTTGTCTCCCCATCTCACAGGTGAGGGACCTGGGACATTCAAGATGTTGAGTGTCACCCAGCCAGGAGATGACAGAGTTAGATGTGAATCATGCTTGACCTTAGATCCACAAACACATGCCATCTGCACTTGTGGCATAGAGAATATACATCATCTTTGCCTTGGAGAGCAGACCTTGGGTCCTCAGGGAGCCACTGTCCACATTCTGTCCAGCGACTGTGTTTTGAGTGGATGCTCCATGTGTTGAGCAGGGCAGAGATTCAGGAATCATCTGTGCCCACAAGGAACTCACAGAAAGATATTGGGACCAAGCAGAGCTCCAACACCCAGAGTCAAGTCAGTGTAAGCTGTGTTGTGCCTGGGGAAGGGATCTCATGGACAAACCTTAAATTAATCACCCAGATCATTCAAGAGGTCTGCTTTCTCATTTAAACAGTGGATggatctaactttttttttaatttctcccctgcaggggaccagcccatgcaccccagtGGAAAGgccccgagtagggggttggtgtcggtgcaatatctataagaaagaagacagacaacgtgaatggtggaaaagccacgttttactaagatagccagggtcttatataccatgggtgattacatcatttctttaatggttacgtagttcaaggtctttgaagtaaagacatgctccggaaagggtcatgcttaacaggacagtagtaaataacaggaataatcaagtcattgcaagagagggattccctaataatagtctggctccaagcataAGACGAggctgaagaattctatgaggatatttacatttcttaaggcccctcatcagttatgcatgagcaagatgcttatcctttaataagcaaatcttttggcagaggattgtaTTTACTCCCAACAGTGGACAAAGAGGTAGAAAACAAAgtcaggggagggctggagccactgattgacccaagttgattcaaagcctaaaagtgtatgcctctttgcaaagaaaCGGAAAAccatagacaggatgaacagaagcctcatgggcagcccaggaggccaaatgttgtttcacagtcttacgagttgttccacaacttcccaaagaGTTCTCCTGCACCCCGGAGGCATAGCTATCCACGGTCAtttatatagattctcctgtgccccggaggccttGCCATCAACGGTCACTATGCAGGAgtttttttggcctactgggccccaacactctCCCTAGCTCTTTGTATCTTTCATGTCAATACATGTTGCTTAATATTTGGGACCTTTGCTGACAGCTGTTACTGATTTCTCATTCAGTCCTTTTTGGTTAAAAGGCAGATTCTGTAATTTCTTTCctgttcaatttatttttatttttatttttattttttgtatggcCCAAACATGTTATAGCTCCATGAATTGTCCATGTGGACTTTTACAGAACGTGGATTTGCTGGTGTGGGGTGGAATGCTGTAGGGATGACACTTTGGTCAATTTGGGTGGTAGTGTACAAATCTTTTAATTCCTGATTATTCCTCTGTTCTCTTGATTAATGAGAGACGAGGaggaatatgaataaaaatgtattttttaatgtttatttttgagagacagaaagagagtgagaaatacaggggcagagggagaagttgaAGCAGTCTCctgactctgctgtcagcataaagcccaattcagcacttgaactcatgaactgcaagatcatgacctgagctgaagccaatgcttaaccaactgagccaccttggtgccccttAAGATCTTGATTTTAAATTGTCGATTGTTGTATTAGTTGTTTTTTGGTTCTATCACTGTCAACTTTATCTAAACCAAAACTTACTAATTAGTGAATACAGTTAGGGTTATTATGTCTTCAAGATGAACTGGCCCTGTATTTTTGTATGAAACATGCCTTCTccttgtaagatttaatagatggaggcagagatgagaggaaagaaagagaccaagttatggagccaagaaagcctttattgggatctgcagttcccgggcgaggtcccatgaccctgggagtggggagtcagggaagtcgtgtcTGGCTTGGGAAGAGTGgggttttttatgggtgagggggttccgggtttgatcttgggagggcaggttatcaaataagggcatttcagggacgtggtgGAATGGAATAAGTTgtctcctctgtcagggtgatgggaagctagagcttcatgattggctgttttcaaactggggtgggacattccaggtctacaggtgaggggcgggggtcataggtgcacggtgtttttctctaacccacagcaaaatggccgctcggtcgccttcttaaggtaactcttacactcCTGAACTCTCCCTTCACAAAAATGtggatatttcattgtttttatcatGTTTCATGATCTATTTTAGTCCATTTCTTTACTTGTAACCTACTTGTgtccatatttttaaagagctatttTGGCATAGCTGAGTCttgcttctttattctttattcaacAGTCTGATTTTTGAGGGTCAGTTAGGACATTCACATTGAATGCAACTATGAGTCCATCTCTTATATTGATGTTATTTCTGTTTGTCACAACATTTCCTATTTtagctcttttttctctttatttctttatttttattttttttaaattttaatagtttattttcaaattggtttacataatacacccagtgcttctcccccacaagtgcccctcaccatgaccatcacccctttcctccctccccctcccccttcagtccatggttcattttcagtattcagtagtctctcatgatttgtgtccctcactctccccagctctctttcccccttcctctccctatggtcctctgttaggtttctcctgttagacctatgagtgcaaacatggtatctatccttctctaatgtttatttatttattttgagacagtgagagtgagaggggacaggcagagaaagaatcccaagtcagGGTTGTGCtgtccccatgtggggctcaatctcacaaactgttaggtcatgacctgagcaaaaatcaagagtcagac
This region of Suricata suricatta isolate VVHF042 chromosome 6, meerkat_22Aug2017_6uvM2_HiC, whole genome shotgun sequence genomic DNA includes:
- the LOC115294041 gene encoding putative vomeronasal receptor-like protein 4, giving the protein MRCEEEGIHQHKYSVDLTGFQGSHKRAAGQHFWRQLQAVGETLGSCPVTVMAAERAEEVAMANFYNLVLDFFSNTFLLLFHIFTLLLDHRPKPSDMIICHLAFVHVIKLFAALFLLSTDVFEALNFLNDFKCKSLFCMIRVTRALSMSTTCLLSTLQAIIISPSTSWLGRFKHKCTKYIFHSFILLWFLSLFLNSNCILYTAAASNVTQRNLLHVSKYCSLSHINSILRGLFFTLTLPRDVFFIGYMLLSSAYMVVLLSGHQRRCQHLHSTSLSSRVSPEGRATQTVLLLVSFFKVMYCVDVIISFSSTLLWSYDPIILDVQKLVSNVYATVSALVLISSDKRIKMCFKSVGKL